CCCTCAAAATTGTCATGATTTATTCCTTTCATTTATatttattccttcaatttatATTTGTTTCAGGGCATGAATCAAACAAATGGGATAAATTGTTGCTATCAGATTTGGGTTGTATCTAATATTGAGAATTTAATGTGATGTACAATGACTTAGGTTTTCAATCAATTGAGAACCAGCGTCTCCTAAATCCTGTATTCTATCAAGTTGCGGCCTGTTTCAAATAAACAATTATAGAACTTTTTACCGACCATATTCATTTGTTCAAAAAGATTAAAGAATGTGTAAAATAAAAGGGAGAAAAGCTAGCAATGTTATTTTCGATGTTGGTTATCTGAATGCACATTTTTGTCCTCAGGTACTGAGACGTTTGGCACAAAATCGTGAAGCTGCTCGCAGAAGTCGTTTGCGGAAAAAGGTAAATTTTATGCTTTATTCCACAAAATGTGTTGATAGATTAGTGGGAAAAAATTTGGAAAATaagcagaaaatgaagaaaagaaagaaggctGCTGATGGAAGGCATTTTTATATCACAACATAGAAAGTTTATATTTCTATGTTGTTTCTTAGGCCTATGTTCAACAACTAGAATCTAGCCGTTTGAAGTTGGTGCAGTTGGAGCAGGAACTTGAGAGAGTTAGGCAACAGGTGATATGACTCTTCTTTTTTACTGTCCTTCGCTTTTATCACTATGCAATTTCCCTTGTGTCTCTGAAGCATGCTAGCTATCTAATAGATCAATTAATGTCCTATTGCAGGGTGTATACATTAGCATTGCACCAGATTCTAGTCATTTAGGACTGCCTGGAACTCTAAATTCAGGTTTGTGATCTTATAGATTTTGTTGATTTCCTAACCTTTTACTTGATGCATTGGCAGAATCTAAAAACTAGCGATTCAAATTAGCTAGATTTTATTTGTCTGGACTTTGTACATTCTGTTTTGAGCATTCTGTTCAATGATATTCCTATTTGAACTTATTATAGTTATCCAACTTGTGTTTATTGCTGACAAATTTATAGCTCTGAAATAACAGTTATTAACGTTTTTAGACAAATGAATTCATGGATAATTGTGTTAATAATCTTTGGATGCTTGTCATTGTGTTAATGGCTCTGCAGACTGTATCACTTTGGTCCGCTAGTACAAGCAAAGAGGGATTTTGAGTTTAAATAAATAGTAGAATGTTAAGGACCTGCTTAGAAGGCTTTATTTGCAATTTATTCAAAAACAAGGGTGTCACACACTGCCTTCCATACTCTATACACAGTACTAATGAATAATAAACATTTTGCTCAACTGTATGGTTGAAGGCAACATAGGGTTcataacttcttttttttttttttttccctcattGCCAAAGCTGATAGACTAGACAATAATTTTCATGGCATTTCCTCATGTTTGAAATTATTGCCTTCACTTACTCCTATTTGTATAATTGACCTTTACaagttaattatttttctttgctaAAGTAagtctctttcttcattcctggtTTATGTCATGTTGAATGATGCCTATCATATCTCAACTTAAATTTCTTATTCTTTTTCCTTTTAATGTCACATGCCCTTACCATAACACCTGAAGAATTTGTATTGTCTTCTGTCATTGACTGCTGAAATGTAACCTTCAAAGGCTGAAAAAGAGAGGGAATAAAATTAATGCATATGATCATTAAATGGCTTCCCATGCATAGAAATGATTTTCCATCTTATAAGTTTATCTTTGAGGGTGATGTAGACTGTACACCTTTTATTACAAATTTATTTTTGGGAGGGAGAAAGGAGTGTCCAGAGGTATGAGGGTGTACTAAGTTTACTCTTATGTGGAATTTTTCCCACCTTATCTTTTAATGACCACACTTTGATACTTCTCTGAATATATTATATGAACACTTCCCAATGAAAATTCATGCTTTAGTTTCTTCTTTGAACATCTTATGAGGGCACTAGCATTCTTCTGAGGAACTGTCATAGAGGTTAATAATTTTAGAAGTTTCATGCATAAACCCAAAAAATTCTCTTTGATCCAGAGGATTGTCACTATTGAAGGAAACATAAAAGATTTTCCTTTCATGGCCTAGTTACTTTTCTAAATTGACTCTTTATATTATAATGTTATCTCTTTCTTGCATAAACATCTTGCATTCTTGTTTTCTAATTTAAAACAGTTCTGATTCTGATTTGCAGGAATCACTACATTTGAAATAGAATATGGCCATTGGATTGAAGAGCAACATAAACAGGTTTCTGAACTTCGGAATGCGTTGCAAGCTCGCATCACTGACATAGAGCTTCGGATACTTGTAGAAAATGGCTTGAACCACTACAACAACCTTTTCCGCATGAAAGCAGATGCTGCAAAGGCTGATGTCTTCTATTTGATTTCTGGCAAGTGGAGAACATCAGTAGAACGATTTTTTCAATGGATTGGAGGATTCCGCCCATCAGAGCTTCTCAGTGTAAGGCTTTCTTCTGTGTATATTGTTTGAGGATGCTTACATGGGATctatttttgtcatttcacatcactATATATTTAACTATTTGAAAATTTCTCTTAATTTAATACTGATAGCCTATACAAAGAACGTCAATGCAAATTTTTTGGTTAAGTATTTAAACTGTGAGGGATTCATCTTCAGTTGTGACACAAGAATGTATGCTTATATCTGGACTCATACTGATGCATGCATGTTATGGGGGAAAAATATTTGTAATTCTTGTTCGCCTCCTTCAATTGTTCTGAGGATCCACTGGTAACACATCCATACTCCTCGACATACCAGAAACTGACAAATTCCATTCTTCATGTGTTGCATGATAATTTATAAAAACTGGAACTGTAGAAAAATGTTTCTGAACTTTTTGAAAGTTTAAGCTGTTTGAGAATTATCTTTACCGTACCATAACATGAAAACTGACTTCACTTCAATGAGTCAATGAAAATTTTTTGTTAACAGATCATTCATCTTGTATAGTATTTTTCCTTGACCCTTGAAGGTACATTAGATTGGCTTGTTTTTCAGATTGTTCACCGAGTTGTTTGTATCTCTTTCTGGTGATGCCATAGCTGAGCTTTTTCCTCCAGAAATTGAAGCCTATGACTGAAGAAGACATGCATAAGCTCTTATGTGACAATTATCATCATGATTTTAATTCTGAAATGTGTGATTTTTCCTTTGCAGGTTCTCATATCACAACTTGAGCCCTTGACTGATCAGCAACTTGTGGATGTTTGTAACCTACGACAATCTTCTCAGCAAGCTGAAGATGCTCTCTCACAAGGAATTGATAAACTCCAGCAGACCCTGGCCCAGAGTATAGCAGCAGATATAACAAGTGGTGGAAGCTACAGGGCTCAGATGGCTGCTGCAATAGAGAAGTTGGAAGCACTGGAGGGCTTTGTAAACCAGGTACTCAGCACTTATTGGCTATTTTCTAATGTCAGTCTCTTTGAACTCTATTTCTCTGAATTCTTTCATGCTTCCTGAGCACCTTTCTTACATGGTTTGTTTACTTTATTTTCTAAGTGGCGGGGAAGAAATAGAATCCACTCATCcgaatttatgatttttgttaaaGAAATATTATGTTTCCTGTGATCATTTCATAGTATT
This is a stretch of genomic DNA from Hevea brasiliensis isolate MT/VB/25A 57/8 chromosome 12, ASM3005281v1, whole genome shotgun sequence. It encodes these proteins:
- the LOC110647267 gene encoding transcription factor TGA7, translating into MSSSSTQLSALRGMGIYEPFHQLSSWGDPFRGDGSLNIGSSTIVQVDSGLNNKTEYVSQDSMEPSRSDQEANKPADKVLRRLAQNREAARRSRLRKKAYVQQLESSRLKLVQLEQELERVRQQGVYISIAPDSSHLGLPGTLNSGITTFEIEYGHWIEEQHKQVSELRNALQARITDIELRILVENGLNHYNNLFRMKADAAKADVFYLISGKWRTSVERFFQWIGGFRPSELLSVLISQLEPLTDQQLVDVCNLRQSSQQAEDALSQGIDKLQQTLAQSIAADITSGGSYRAQMAAAIEKLEALEGFVNQADHLRQQTLQQMSRILTTRQAARGLLALGEYFHRLRALSSLWAARPREPA